A region from the Salvelinus fontinalis isolate EN_2023a chromosome 23, ASM2944872v1, whole genome shotgun sequence genome encodes:
- the LOC129821319 gene encoding bromodomain adjacent to zinc finger domain protein 2B-like isoform X6, which produces MESGERLASPSSAPSSLHITTSAASSVGSSPAPASAKTPSSKCSVTPSHAALGSPLTTCGHLFRAAGDQHFNMSTVSSAFPIVNHPAFGLYTTSSGRSEFGGLGSLGMSAALAAHSQLGAFPGMAAFPEWWRAAEAQGRGAAAFFPHLLGLPPMFLPQLQQSHDLSPFQARTPSKNGRATAKGVNGAVNGSRISTVSGSSFSTTATTFSTQGNTEKQKATNGSVRSRKSHQHVTQVKEKSVQKTKEKKLSKKPVEASSNSDSESGSSSDISSDGVNSSDSDDLDEEDDDDDQSNDSDDSDSEKESRVKRTIKSLTRSTAGSKKRPHTAEGENARDSRSGLLQKHPDEAFLHFLRYPLQPSPQPPALSQSTSLVFQSSRNREEELKQHTSVIQATGLASTKPLALVKPRREASSSPQPTRHFSLSSSPKPFSLSSSPKPNSLSSSPNPVSLCSSPKPLSLSSSPKPLSLSSSPKPPTLSPSHNPKSRTGSPKPLTLSDSMKSGSRNFLDETLLHINNFKLKQPFVSQEHFKQAFPLPVMRQDLFKSPKKKKMAASSSSSLASPSSLAPPKLSPETPSSHRLPSPHTNHSNLFLASSLLGAHPKGVIHSEVQDAPLALINKPRSSSQNRSTINNPLLAATSPPFPMPVNLSTGHKEHSSGALGWASTSPGLAHRAGKSKAQQKALHTGKGISQTHLVQSQVELFRGTESDIPSSKDSDDSDSDDEHDDDDEEEDSDDSLSESESNLESDSDDVKDRDETTTDTEADRTPLKRAKGSSSLLDTTSSSLSASCSPLNLQVIKASSGLPTPAMVTSSGALAYHSTPSSSYTLCSTPPGTGKRRRVTDERKLRTPLEFGWQRETRICNVAGRLQGDVAYYAPCGKKLRQYPDVMKYVSRNGISDITRDHFSFSAKIRVGDFYEAREGPQGLQWSLLTEDEVIPRILAMEGRRGHPPKPEHQRRGDEGPRSRRSKGRLPNVGEADFPGATDAKLLRKLEAQEIARQAAQMKMMRKVEKQAMALAAKEARKQQAIMAAEEKRKQKEQVKIVKQQEKIKRIQQIQMEKELRAQQILEEKEMRRQQAVILKHQELERHRLDMVWERERRRQHMMLTKAMDARKKTEERERVKQEKKDEKRLNKERKLELRRLELEIAKELKKPNEDMCLADHKPLPELSRIPGLVLPGSSFSDCLMVMQFLRSFGKVLGFDVDAHIPNLSVLQEGLLNLGDSMGQVQDLLVRMLSAVVCDPGLPPGHRTKTALGDHLSNVGINRDNVSEVLRVYMEAHCGGTELQTDLGEVTASLKTKAFQAHTATQKASVLAFLVNELSCSKSVVSEIDKNIDHMTNLRRDKWVIEGTLRKLRTSYAKKTGKRDSSVGGEETQSLGTPTPGQKRKRKGGDSEEDEDDDEDSEDQGDEDDEEEEEEEEERGKKGKKVETCEDEDDGDQTSSVEELEKQIDKLTKQQSQIRRKLFESSHSLRSMMFGQDRYKRRYWVLPQCGGVFVEGMESGEGAEELGKERERLRSTELVQVKEEVERRPQEVEGRLGASTLEGSRDKHTATPDKHSLNLFLQKPGSFSKLSKLLEVAKMSPDSDNHPHSLSCSLAKVPTTVSSPIRPSIQTTLPSNPSASPSPLCPEVKAEPSTALLSPPYLSSGPGKMSSSPQQLQPNDQLFRVLTEKNCHWFSLLPRSPCDESSVTTSSTTTPPASSPYSSSTTRPKSPSSLSSNPLASTSASPSNLTTGINNFPFSALQQVKSGVHMIGLPFCGWPSGMMIPTLPFSASPLPPSTLAAAYHHVEGNGNPFLALPPGEKPPSAPSPVVEVAKTQDYPDPLPIPEEMLSGWWRVADMEELRSLVKGLHCRGIRERALQKQIQKHMEYIAQACAKNRDAAVIDESKLEENGVSEETVESWCVEEQAMEMDIAVLQQVEELERKVTSASLQVKGWMYPEPQSEREDLVYHEHKPFSKLLLAGEEQIAGEEAANGGCSLVRRVNNPLDIAVTRLAELERNIERRGEEELAPGMKVWRKAMGEVCSAAQLSLCIQQLQKSIAWERSIMKVASGQSPKSKKQQQSRAGAAVRGGKRTTEVKQNRKPSSVASGEVSEDDAASTSSSTPKKVSKETKKRKSPGEGSPATKQSKQDSTPVCVKKAKTATSARDNEKDLTLCRVLLVELEGHQDAWPFLNPVNPKSVPGYKKVIRKPMDFYTIREKLVNSQYLNLETFIIDVNLVFDNCEKFNEDNSDIGRAGHNMRSFFENRWNELLKQTN; this is translated from the exons GACACTTGTTTCGGGCGGCAGGCGATCAACATTTCAACATGTCTACGGTCTCAAGTGCCTTTCCCATCGTCAACCACCCAGCATTTGGTCTGTACACTACCAGCTCAGGGCGCTCAGAGTTTGGAGGCCTGGGCTCCCTGGGCATGTCTGCTGCCTTGGCTGCTCACTCCCAGCTAGGTGCCTTTCCAGGTATGGCAGCTTTTCCAG AATGGTGGCGGGCAGCTGAGGCTCAGGGGCGGGGAGCTGCAGCCTTCTTTCCCCATCTCCTGGGGCTCCCGCCCATGTTCCTACCCCAACTCCAGCAGAGCCACGACCTCAGCCCCTTCCAGGCCCGCACCCCCAGCAAGAACGGACGAGCCACAGCCAAAg GAGTGAACGGAGCTGTGAATGGCAGCAGGATCTCCACGGTGTCTGGGAGCAGCTTCAGCACAACCGCCACTACGTTCTCAACACAGGGGAACACGGAGAAACAGAAAGCCACCAACGGAAGCGTCAGAAGCCGCAAAAGCCACCAGCATGTGACCCAAGTGAAGGAGAAGAGCGTTCAGAAAACTAAAGAGAAG AAACTCAGCAAGAAACCAGTGGAGGCGTCCAGCAACAGTGACAGCGAATCAGGTTCTTCCTCGGATATCTCCAGCGACGGGGTGAACAGCAGTGACTCAGACGACCTAGACGAGGAGGATGACGATGACGATCAGAGCAACGACAGCGACGATTCTGACTCGGAGAAGGAGAGCCGTGTAAAGAGGACTATTAAG aGCCTGACACGGAGCACTGCCGGCAGCAAGAAGAGACCCCACACTGCTGAAGGCGAGAACGCTCGGGACAGCCGGAGTGGTCTGcttcagaaacatccagatgaGGCCTTTCTCCATTTCCTCCGCTACCCGCTCCAACCCTCACCCCAGCCCCCAGCGCTGTCCCAGTCCACATCCCTAGTCTTCCagagctccaggaacagggaggaAGAACTCAAGCAGCACACCAGTGTGATCCAGGCTACAGGGCTGGCCAGTACTAAACCCTTGGCTCTGGTCAAACCACGCAGGGAGGCCTCATCGTCTCCTCAACCCACCaggcacttctctctctcttcctcacccaaACCCTTTTCTCTTTCTTCTTCACCTAAACCaaactctctctcttcatctcccaaTCCcgtctccctctgctcctctccgaagcccttgtctctctcctcctcacccaagcctctctctctgtcttcgtCCCCCAAACCACCCACCCTTTCGCCCTCACACAACCCCAAATCTCGGACGGGCTCCCCCAAACCCCTCACCTTGTCTGACAGTATGAAGTCGGGAAGCCGAAACTTCCTGGATGAAACCTTGTTACACATCAACAACTTTAAATTGAAACAG CCCTTCGTCTCCCAGGAGCACTTCAAACAGGCCTTCCCTCTGCCAGTGATGCGTCAGGATCTGTTCAAGAGCCCGAAGAAAAAGAAAATGGCCGCCTCGTCGTCCTCCTCATTAGCATCGCCCTCCTCATTAGCACCGCCCAAACTGTCTCCAGAGACCCCGAGCAGTCACAGGCTCCCTTCTCCACACACCAACCACTCCAACCTGTTCCTGGCCTCCTCCCTCCTTGGCGCCCACCCCAAAGGGGTGATCCACAGCGAGGTGCAGGACGCCCCCCTGGCCCTCATCAACAAGCCTCGCAGCAGCAGTCAGAACAGGAGCACCATCAACAATCCTCTCCTGGCTGCCACCAGCCCACCCTTCCCTATGCCTGTCAACCTGAGCACTGGGCATAAGGAGCACAGCTCTGGAGCCCTAGGCTGGGCCTCTACCTCACCGGGCCTGGCCCACAGAGCTGGGAAGAGCAAGGCCCAGCAAAAGGCTCTCCACACAGGGAAAGGTATCTCCCAGACCCACCTGGTGCAGTCCCAGGTGGAGCTGTTCCGGGGCACAGAGTCTGACATCCCCAGCAGCAAGGACTCTGACGACTCCGACTCCGATGATGAACATGATGACGACGACGAGGAGGAGGATTCTGATGACAGCCTATCAG AGTCTGAGAGTAATCTGGAGAGCGACTCGGACGATGTGAAGGACCGCGACGAGACCACTACGGACACGGAGGCAGATAGGACCCCTCTGAAGCGTGCCAAAGGCTCCTCTTCTCTACTCGACACCACCTCCTCGAGCCTCTCAGCCAGCTGCTCCCCTCTCAACCTCCAGGTCATCAAGGCATCCAGTGGCCTGCCCACCCCAGCCATGGTGACCAGCTCTGGGGCCTTGGCCTACCACAGCACCCCCTCTTCCTCATATACTCTCTGCTCCACTCCACCAG gaacagggaagagaaggagagtgacggaTGAGAGAAAGCTGCGGACACCTCTAGAGTTTGG GTGGCAGAGAGAGACTCGTATCTGTAATGTGGCGGGCCGTCTGCAGGGCGATGTGGCGTACTACGCCCCGTGTGGGAAGAAGCTCCGGCAGTACCCCGACGTGATGAAG TATGTGTCCAGAAATGGAATAAGTGACATCACACGCGATCATTTTAGCTTCAGTGCAAAAATAAGGGTTGGTGACTTCTATGAAGCCAGAGAAGGACCCCAG GGATTGCAGTGGAGCTTGTTGACCGAGGATGAGGTGATTCCTCGTATCCTGGCCATGGAGGGGAGGCGTGGGCATCCCCCTAAGCCTGAGCaccagaggagaggtgatgagggCCCCAGGTCCAGGCGAAGTAAGGGTCGACTTCCTAACGTTGGCGAGGCCGACTTCCCAGGCGCCACTGACGCCAAACTTCTACGCAAACTGGAAGCTCAAG AGATAGCTCGACAAGCAGCCCAGATGAAAATGATGAGGAAAGTTGAAAAGCAGGCCATGGCACTAGCAGCCAAGGAGGCAAGAAAACAACAAG cAATCATGGCTGCTGAGGAGAAGCGGAAACAGAAGGAGCAAGTGAAGATTGTAAAGCAGCAG GAGAAGATCAAGCGCATTCAGCAAATTCAAATGGAGAAGGAGCTCAGAGCGCAGCAGATTCTCGAG gagaaggagatgaggaggcaACAAGCAGTCATTTTGAAACACCAG GAGTTGGAGAGGCATAGACTAGATATGGTATGG gagagggagaggcggaggcaGCACATGATGCTGACGAAGGCCATGGACGCCCGTAAGAAAACAGAG GAGCGGGAGCGCGTAAAGCAGGAGAAGAAGGATGAGAAACGGTTAAACAAGGAGCGGAAATTGGAGCTTAGAAGACTGGAACTGGAAATTGCCAAGGAGCTGAAGAAGCCAAATGAAGACATGTGCTTAGCAGATCACAAG CCTCTCCCAGAGTTATCCCGTATTCCCGGCCTGGTTCTACCAGGAAGCAGCTTCTCTGACTGCCTGATGGTGATGCAGTTCCTGCGGAGCTTTGGGAAGGTGCTGGGCTTCGACGTGGACGCCCACATACCCAACCTGAGcgtgctgcaggagggcctgctCAACCTGGGAGACAGCATGGGACAGGTCCAGGACCTGCTGGTGCGCATGCTCTCTGCTGTGGTGTGTGACCCCGGACTGCCACCAGGACACCGG ACCAAGACTGCCCTGGGGGACCACCTGAGTAATGTGGGCATCAACCGGGATAACGTGTCGGAGGTGCTGCGGGTCTACATGGAGGCTCACTGTGGAGGGACGGAGCTGCAGACTGACCTGGGGGAGGTCACGGCCAGTCTGAAGACCAAGGCTTTCCAGgcccacacagccacacagaagGCCTCGGTCCTGGCCTTCCTGGTCAACGAGCTGTCCTGCAGTAAGAGTGTGGTCAG CGAGATCGACAAGAACATCGATCACATGACCAACCTGCGACGGGACAAGTGGGTCATCGAGGGCACGCTTCGCAA GCTGAGGACCAGCTACGCCAAGAAGACTGGGAAGAGGGACAGCAGTGTGGGGGGAGAGGAGACCCAGTCCCTGGGTACACCCACCCCCGGACAGAAACgcaagaggaaaggaggggacaGCGAGGAAGACGAGGATGATGACGAGGACAGCGAGGATCAGGGGGATGAAgacgacgaggaggaggaggaggaggaggaggagagagggaagaaggggaAGAAAGTGGAAACCTGTGAGGATGAG GATGATGGGGACCAGACATCCAGTGTAGAGGAGCTGGAGAAACAGATTGACAAATTAACCAAG cAACAGAGTCAGATCAGACGGAAGCTGTTTGAGTCGTCCCACTCGTTGCGCTCCATGATGTTCGGCCAGGACCGCTACAAGCGGCGTTATTGGGTGCTGCCGCAGTGTGGGGGCGTCTTTGTGGAGGGTATGGAGAGTGGCGAAG GAGCAGAGGAgctgggaaaggagagagagagactaaggagCACAGAGCTGGTccaggtgaaggaggaggtggaaaGGAGGCCgcaggaggtggaggggaggcTAGGGGCGTCCACCCTGGAGGGTAGCCGTGACAAGCACACCGCCACACCAGACAAGCACAGCCTCAACCTCTTCCTCCAGAAGCCCGGCTCCTTCTCCAAACTCAGCAAACTCCTGGAGGTGGCCAAGATGTCCCCGGACTCAGACAACCACCCTCACAGTCTGAGCTGTAGTCTAGCCAAAGTCCCCACCACAGTATCCTCCCCTATCCGCCCCAGCATTCAGACTACACTACCCAGCAACCCCTCTGCATCTCCCTCTCCGCTGTGTCCAGAGGTGAAAGCGGAGCCTTCCACAGCCCTCCTCAGCCCGCCCTACCTCAGCAGCGGCCCAGGGAAGATGTCCTCCAGCCCCCAGCAGCTCCAGCCCAATGACCAGCTCTTCAGGGTGCTGACGGAGAAGAACTGCCACTGGTTCAGCTTGCTTCCCCGCTCCCCGTGTGACGAGTCGTCCGTCACCACcagctccaccaccacccccccggCCTCCTCCCCCTATTCCTCCTCAACCACCAGGCCCAAGTCCCCCTCCTCCCTGTCTTCTAATCCCCTAGCCTCCACCTCAGCCAGCCCCAGCAATCTCACCACTGGGATCAATAACTTCCCTTTTTCAGCTCTCCAG CAGGTGAAGTCTGGCGTCCATATGATAGGTCTGCCATTCTGTGGATGGCCCAGTGGCATGATGATCCCCACCCTGCCCTTCTCTGCCAGTCCACTGCCCCCCTCCACGCTGGCCGCTGCCTACCACCATGTGGAGGGTAACGGCAACCCCTTCCTGGCATTGCCCCCTGGAGAGAAGCCCCCCTCTGCCCCGTCCCCCGTGGTGGAGGTGGCCAAGACCCAGGACTACCCCGACCCACTGCCCATTCCAGAGG agatgCTGTCAGGCTGGTGGAGAGTGGCAGacatggaggagttgaggagctTGGTCAAGGGCTTGCACTGCAGAGGTATCAGAGAGAGGGCCCTGCAGAAACAGATCCAGAAACACATGGAGTACATTGCACAGGCCTGTGCCAAGAACAGAGATG CGGCGGTGATAGACGAGTCCAAGCTGGAAGAGAACGGGGTGAGCGAGGAGACAGTGGAGAGCTGGTGTGTGGAGGAGCAGGCCATGGAGATGGACATCGCTGTTCTGCAACAGGTGGAGGAGCTGGAGAGGAAGGTCACTTCGGCCAGCCTGCAGGTTAAG GGTTGGATGTATCCAGAGccccagtcagagagagaggacctgGTCTACCATGAACACAAGCCCTTCAGTAAGCTGCTTCTAGCAGGAGAGGAGCAGATTGCAGGGGAGGAGGCGGCCAACGGCGGCTGCAGCCTGGTGCGGCGCGTCAACAACCCCCTAGATATAGCTGTAACGCGGCTAGCCGAGCTGGAGAGGAACATCGAGCGAAG GGGGGAAGAGGAACTGGCCCCGGGCATGAAGGTATGGCGCAAGGCCATGGGCGAGGTCTGCAGCGCCGCCCAACTGTCTCTCTGCATCCAGCAGCTCCAGAAGTCCATTGCCTGGGAGAGATCCATCATGAAAGTG GCAAGCGGTCAATCCCCCAAGAGTAAGAAGCAGCAGCAGAGCCGAGCGGGGGCAGCCGTGCGAGGAGGGAAGAGAACCACCGAGGTAAAACAGAACAGGAAACCGTCGTCTGTAGCCAGCGGAGAGGTCTCTGAGGACGATGCTGCCAGCACCAGCAGCAGCACGCCAAAAAAAGTGAGTAAAGAGACCAAAAAGAGGAAGAGCCCAggagaggggagcccagccaccAAGCAGTCCAAGCAGGACAGTACTCCCGTCTGTGTGAAGAAGGCGAAGACGGCCACATCAGCCAGAGACAATGAAAAGGATCTGACGTTGTGCAG GGTGCTACTGGTTGAGCTGGAGGGTCACCAGGATGCCTGGCCCTTCCTGAACCCTGTCAACCCTAAATCTGTCCCTGGCTACAAGAAAGTCATCAGGAAACCCATGGATTTCTACACAATCCGAGAGAAGCTCGTCAACAGCCA GTACTTGAACCTCGAGACGTTTATAATCGACGTTAACTTGGTTTTTGATAACTGCGAAAAGTTTAATGAAGACAATTCGGACATTGGACGAGCCGGACACAACATGAGGAGTTTTTTTGAGAATAGATGGAATGAGCTGTTAAAACAAACCAACTAG